One part of the Anguilla anguilla isolate fAngAng1 chromosome 11, fAngAng1.pri, whole genome shotgun sequence genome encodes these proteins:
- the LOC118208496 gene encoding rhodopsin-like, translated as MLWDSGVMNGTEGPNFYVPMSNRTGVVRSPFEYPQYYLAEPWKYSLLAAYIFFLIITAFPINFLTLYVTVQHKKLRTPLNYVLLNLAVADLFMVVGGFTTTLYTALHGYFALGIMGCNIEGFFATLGGEIALWSLVALAIERYIVVCKPVSTFRFGEKHAILGVALTWIMALTCAVPPLLGWSRYIPEGMQCSCGIDYYTPKPELNNVSFVIYMFVLHFSIPLVVIFFCYSRLLCTVRAAAAQQQESETTQRAEKEVTRMVVVMVISFLVCWVPYASVAWYIFANQGADFGPVFMTIPAFFAKTAALYNPVIYILLNRQFRNCMITTVCCGKNPFGEEETTTASSKTRTSTVSTSQVAPA; from the exons ATGCTGTGGGATT CCGGAGTCATGAACGGAACGGAGGGTCCCAATTTCTATGTCCCCATGTCCAACAGGACAGGGGTGGTGCGCAGCCCCTTTGAGTACCCCCAGTACTACCTGGCAGAGCCCTGGAAGTACTCCTTGCTGGCCGCATACATATTCTTCCTAATCATCACGGCTTTCCCCATAAACTTCCTCACCCTGTACGTGACCGTCCAGCACAAGAAGCTCCGGACGCCGCTCAATTACGTCCTGCTCAACTTGGCTGTGGCTGACCTCTTCATGGTGGTGGGCGGCTTCACCACCACCCTGTACACCGCGCTGCACGGCTACTTTGCCCTGGGAATCATGGGCTGCAACATTGAGGGCTTCTTCGCCACATTGGGTG GTGAGATTGCCCTGTGGTCGCTGGTGGCCCTGGCTATCGAGCGATATATAGTGGTCTGCAAGCCTGTGTCTACTTTCCGCTTCGGGGAGAAGCACGCGATCCTGGGGGTGGCGCTGACCTGGATCATGGCCCTCACCTGCGCTGTGCCTCCGCTGCTGGGCTGGTCCAG GTATATCCCAGAAGGTATGCAGTGCTCCTGTGGAATAGACTACTACACTCCCAAACCTGAGCTGAACAATGTGTCTTTCGTCATCTACATGTTCGTCCTGCACTTCTCCATCCCGCTGGTGGTCATATTCTTCTGCTACAGCCGCCTGCTCTGCACCGTCCGGGCG GCAGCAGCCCAGCAGCAGGAGTCAGAGACAACCCAGCGTGCTGAGAAAGAAGTGACTCGCATGGTAGTTGTCATGGTGATCTCATTCCTTGTGTGCTGGGTGCCCTATGCCAGTGTGGCCTGGTACATCTTTGCTAATCAAGGTGCAGACTTTGGGCCTGTGTTCATGACCATCCCAGCCTTCTTTGCAAAGACTGCTGCTCTCTATAATCCTGTCATCTACATCCTACTCAACAGACAG TTCCGTAACTGTATGATCACCACTGTGTGCTGTGGGAAGAACCCTTTTGGGGAGGAGGAGACCACCACCGCATCATCCAAGACCCGGACCTCCACTGTGTCCACCAGCCAGGTGGCTCCTGCCTGA